The following are from one region of the Natrinema sp. HArc-T2 genome:
- a CDS encoding TrkA family potassium uptake protein, producing the protein MRFVIVGYGRVGSRTATILAEEGHDVVVVDTDIDRLERVSDDEIETVHGDGSDEDVLAQAGIEMAEAIGAFTPDLNVNFAACMVGTHHGCRTVLRIDADYREDIYEKYAAEVDEIIYPERLGAAGAKTALLGGDFNVVTDLAANLQLTVLEITEESPAVGKRMSELELPESARIYAHGRAHEPLTIPLPGTELAVGDEVAVITETDRADAVRSALLPASA; encoded by the coding sequence ATGAGGTTTGTCATCGTTGGGTACGGTCGAGTCGGCTCACGGACGGCAACGATCCTCGCCGAGGAGGGCCACGATGTCGTCGTCGTCGACACCGACATCGACCGGCTCGAGCGTGTCTCCGACGACGAAATCGAGACGGTACACGGCGATGGGTCCGACGAGGATGTCCTCGCACAGGCGGGCATCGAGATGGCCGAGGCGATCGGGGCCTTTACGCCCGATCTCAACGTCAACTTCGCGGCCTGTATGGTCGGCACCCACCACGGCTGTCGAACCGTCTTGCGGATCGACGCCGATTACCGCGAGGACATCTACGAGAAGTACGCTGCAGAGGTCGACGAGATCATCTACCCCGAACGACTCGGCGCTGCAGGTGCGAAAACCGCCCTGCTTGGTGGAGACTTCAACGTCGTCACCGACCTCGCCGCAAACCTTCAGTTGACCGTCCTTGAGATCACGGAGGAGTCGCCGGCGGTCGGCAAGCGGATGAGCGAACTCGAGTTGCCCGAATCCGCACGGATCTACGCCCATGGCCGCGCACACGAGCCGCTGACGATTCCGCTCCCGGGAACGGAACTCGCGGTCGGCGACGAGGTCGCGGTCATCACCGAGACCGACCGCGCTGATGCGGTTCGGTCCGCCCTGTTACCCGCCAGTGCCTGA
- a CDS encoding NCS2 family permease: MGAIELLSSYFEFDEHNTDFTTELIAGITTFLAMSYIIVVNPTVLLPAIMGFNEQGDINQQTTIDGAVYDSNEVFQMLAIATIIASVVAVLVMALYANRPFGLAPGMGLNAFFTFTVVIGMGIPWQTALAAVFVEGIIFIAITAVGARKYVINLFPEPVKFSVGAGIGVFLLFIGLQEMQVVTGDPATLVTLGNVAQNPAAILGLAGLFLTFILWARGMKGAIIAGIVTTAVAGWGLLLTGVASASALAPETLLDERTGEVTFEAVTSPHYDITPLAGAFVEGLRDVDPLTFVLVVFTFFFVDFFDTAGTLIGVAQFGEFLDEDGELPEIEKPLMADAVGTTVGAMVGTSTVTTFVESSTGVEEGGRTGFTALVVGVLFALSLIAVPIIAAIPAYASFIALVAVGVIMLQGVLDIDWEDPAWSVSAGLTITIMPLTYSIATGLAAGIIAYPLIKTAMGERSDVRLGQWAIAVALIGYFYVATSGMLG, from the coding sequence ATGGGGGCTATCGAGTTACTGTCGTCATATTTCGAATTTGACGAACATAATACCGATTTCACGACCGAACTGATCGCGGGGATTACGACGTTCTTGGCGATGTCGTATATCATCGTGGTGAACCCGACGGTGTTGCTGCCGGCGATCATGGGCTTCAACGAACAGGGCGACATCAACCAGCAGACGACCATCGACGGGGCCGTCTACGACTCGAACGAGGTGTTCCAGATGCTGGCGATCGCGACGATCATCGCCTCGGTCGTCGCGGTGCTGGTGATGGCGCTGTACGCCAATCGACCCTTCGGACTGGCTCCCGGGATGGGGCTCAACGCCTTCTTTACGTTTACCGTCGTTATCGGGATGGGGATTCCGTGGCAGACGGCCCTCGCTGCGGTTTTCGTCGAAGGAATCATTTTCATCGCTATCACGGCCGTTGGGGCCCGCAAATACGTCATCAACCTCTTCCCTGAACCAGTCAAATTCTCGGTCGGTGCGGGGATCGGTGTGTTCCTGCTGTTTATCGGGCTTCAAGAGATGCAGGTCGTGACGGGCGATCCAGCGACGCTGGTCACGCTCGGTAACGTCGCACAGAATCCAGCCGCGATCCTCGGGCTCGCCGGCCTCTTCTTGACGTTTATCCTGTGGGCACGCGGGATGAAGGGCGCGATCATCGCTGGCATCGTCACGACAGCCGTTGCCGGCTGGGGACTGTTACTCACTGGCGTTGCGAGTGCGTCGGCACTCGCACCCGAGACGTTGCTCGACGAGAGAACCGGCGAAGTCACCTTCGAAGCGGTGACATCCCCACACTACGACATCACGCCGCTTGCCGGTGCCTTCGTCGAGGGACTGCGCGACGTCGACCCGCTGACGTTCGTCCTCGTCGTGTTCACGTTCTTCTTCGTCGACTTCTTCGACACCGCCGGGACGCTCATCGGCGTCGCCCAGTTCGGTGAGTTCTTAGACGAAGACGGCGAGCTCCCCGAAATCGAGAAGCCACTGATGGCCGACGCTGTCGGGACGACCGTCGGGGCGATGGTCGGTACCTCGACGGTGACGACCTTCGTCGAGTCCTCGACCGGCGTCGAGGAGGGTGGCCGCACCGGGTTCACCGCCCTCGTGGTTGGGGTTCTGTTCGCGCTATCGCTGATCGCAGTGCCGATCATCGCCGCGATTCCCGCCTACGCGTCGTTCATCGCGCTCGTCGCCGTCGGAGTCATCATGCTCCAGGGCGTCCTCGACATCGACTGGGAAGACCCCGCGTGGTCGGTCTCTGCCGGGCTCACGATCACGATCATGCCGCTGACCTACTCGATTGCGACCGGACTGGCCGCCGGGATCATCGCGTATCCCCTGATCAAAACGGCGATGGGTGAACGCAGCGACGTCCGGCTCGGACAGTGGGCGATCGCCGTCGCACTGATCGGCTACTTCTACGTCGCTACGAGCGGCATGCTCGGCTAG